A window from Bubalus kerabau isolate K-KA32 ecotype Philippines breed swamp buffalo chromosome 5, PCC_UOA_SB_1v2, whole genome shotgun sequence encodes these proteins:
- the PRELP gene encoding prolargin: protein MRSSLCWLLTLLLILATAAQGQPTRRPRPRPRPRPRPRLRPTPSFPQPDEPTEPTDLPPPLPPGPPSVFPDCPRECYCPPDFPSALYCDSRNLRKVPVIPSRIHYLYLQNNFITELPVESFKNATGLRWINLDNNRIRKVDQRVLEKLPSLVFLYMEKNQLEEVPAALPRNLEQLRLSQNQISRIPPGVFSKLENLLLLDLQHNKLSDGVFKPDTFQGLKNLMQLNLAHNTLRKMPPKVPSAIHQLYLDSNRIEAIPSGYFKGFPNLAFIRLNYNQLSDRGLPKNSFNISNLLVLHLSHNRISSVPAISSRLEHLYLNNNSIEKINGTQICPNNIVAFHDFSSDLEHVPHLRYLRLDGNYLKPPIPLDLMMCFRLLQSVVI, encoded by the exons ATGAGGTCATCCCTCTGCTGGCTCCTCACACTTCTCCTCATCTTGGCCACGGCGGCCCAAGGCCAGCCAACAAGACGACCAAGACCCAGACCAAGGCCTCGGCCCAGACCCAGACTCAGACCCACACCCAGCTTTCCACAGCCCGATGAGCCAACGGAGCCTACAGACCTgcctcccccactccccccaggGCCCCCGTCGGTCTTTCCTGACTGTCCCCGGGAGTGCTACTGCCCCCCTGACTTCCCGTCCGCCCTCTACTGTGACAGCCGCAACCTCCGAAAGGTCCCTGTCATCCCATCCCGCATCCATTACCTCTATCTCCAGAACAACTTCATCACTGAGCTCCCGGTGGAGTCCTTCAAGAACGCCACGGGCCTGAGGTGGATCAACCTGGACAACAACCGGATTCGAAAGGTGGACCAGAGGGTGCTGGAGAAACTCCCCAGCCTGGTGTTCCTCTACATGGAGAAGAACCAGCTCGAAGAGGTGCCCGCGGCCCTGCCCCGGAACTTGGAGCAGCTGAGGCTAAGCCAGAACCAGATCTCCAGGATCCCGCCCGGGGTCTTCAGCAAGCTggagaacctgctgctgctggacCTGCAGCACAACAAGCTGAGTGACGGCGTCTTCAAGCCCGACACCTTTCAGGGCCTCAAGAACCTCATGCAGCTCAACCTGGCCCACAACACCTTGAGGAAGATGCCCCCTAAGGTGCCCTCCGCCATCCACCAGCTCTACCTGGACAGCAACAGAATCGAGGCCATCCCCAGTGGGTACTTCAAGGGCTTCCCCAACCTGGCCTTCATCCGCCTCAACTACAACCAGCTCTCGGACCGGGGCCTCCCCAAGAACTCGTTCAACATCTCCAACCTGCTGGTGCTGCACCTGTCTCACAACAGGATCAGCAGCGTGCCCGCCATCAGCAGCAGGCTGGAGCACCTGTACCTCAACAACAACAGCATCGAGA AAATCAATGGGACCCAAATTTGCCCCAACAATATAGTCGCCTTCCATGACTTCTCCTCGGATCTGGAGCACGTGCCGCACCTCCGCTACCTGCGGCTGGATGGGAACTACCTGAAGCCGCCCATCCCGCTGGACCTCATGATGTGCTTCCgcctgctgcagtccgtggtcatctag